From the Cucurbita pepo subsp. pepo cultivar mu-cu-16 chromosome LG05, ASM280686v2, whole genome shotgun sequence genome, one window contains:
- the LOC111794357 gene encoding polyol transporter 5-like — MAADPKTQMALPDFDAPKKRTRNKFALACAFLASMSSVLLGYDIGVMSGAAIFIKDDFQLSDIKIEILVGILNLYSLIGSAAAGRTSDWIGRRYTMVVAAVIFFAGALLMGFATNYSFLMFGRFVAGVGVGYALMIAPVYTAEVSPASSRGFLTSFPEVFINAGILLGYVSNYGFSKISNPTKMGWRYMLGIGAVPSVFLAVVVLFMPESPRWLVLQGRLGDAKKVLDKTSDSKEEALMRLADIKQAAGIPLECNDDVVVITKKATHGEGVWRELLLHPTPAVRHILICGIGIHFFQQASGIDAVVLYSPRIFEKAGITSSNEKLLATVAVGVVKTLFILVATFLLDRIGRRPLLLTSVAGMILSLTTLGMALTVIDHTDRKVMWAVVLCISMVLMFVASFSIGMGPITWVYSSEIFPLKLRAQGTSMGVAVNRVTSGILSMTFLSLYKAITIGGAFFLFAAVASVAWIFFYTTLPETQGKTLEEMEGLFGNFRRNSAAAGKKETGGGGDGGVQLAAAANGRSS, encoded by the exons ATGGCGGCTGACCCAAAAACCCAAATGGCGCTGCCCGATTTTGATGCCCCAAAGAAGAGAACTAGGAACAAATTCGCTTTAGCCTGTGCTTTTTTGGCTTCCATGAGCTCTGTTCTTCTCGGTTACG atATCGGTGTAATGAGCGGCGCCGCCATTTTTATCAAAGACGATTTCCAGCTCTCCGAcatcaaaattgaaatccTCGTCGGAATCCTTAATCTGTATTCACTAATTGGCTCTGCCGCCGCCGGTCGTACCTCCGATTGGATTGGCCGTCGCTACACTATGGTTGTTGCCGCTGTTATCTTCTTCGCCGGCGCCCTTCTTATGGGTTTTGCCACTAATTACTCCTTCCTCATGTTTGGCCGCTTTGTCGCCGGTGTCGGCGTCGGCTACGCTCTCATGATTGCCCCTGTTTACACCGCCGAGGTCTCGCCGGCGTCTTCCCGTGGGTTTCTTACTTCGTTCCCGGAGGTTTTCATCAATGCCGGAATCTTGCTTGGTTATGTGTCGAATTACGGCTTCTCAAAAATCTCAAATCCGACAAAAATGGGGTGGCGATACATGCTCGGAATCGGCGCTGTCCCCTCTGTTTTCCTCGCCGTCGTTGTTTTATTCATGCCGGAATCTCCCCGGTGGTTGGTTCTCCAAGGCCGTCTCGGCGATGCGAAGAAAGTCCTCGACAAAACCTCCGATTCCAAAGAGGAAGCTCTGATGCGTCTCGCCGACATTAAACAGGCCGCCGGAATCCCACTCGAGTGCAACGACGACGTCGTTGTCATCACCAAAAAAGCAACCCACGGCGAAGGCGTTTGGCGGGAACTTCTCCTCCACCCGACTCCCGCCGTCCGCCACATCTTAATCTGCGGAATCGGAATCCATTTCTTCCAACAAGCCTCCGGCATAGACGCCGTCGTTTTATACAGTCCGCGAATCTTCGAGAAAGCCGGGATTACGTCCTCCAACGAGAAGCTTCTGGCCACCGTCGCCGTCGGGGTCGTGAAAACTCTGTTCATCTTAGTGGCTACTTTTCTGCTGGACAGAATCGGACGGCGGCCGTTGCTGCTGACAAGCGTGGCGGGGATGATTCTGTCACTGACGACGCTCGGAATGGCTCTGACGGTTATCGATCACACGGATCGGAAGGTGATGTGGGCGGTGGTTCTGTGCATATCAATGGTGTTGATGTTCGTTGCGTCGTTCTCGATTGGGATGGGGCCCATCACGTGGGTTTATAGCTCTGAGATTTTTCCGTTGAAGCTACGCGCTCAAGGGACGAGTATGGGAGTGGCGGTGAATCGGGTCACGAGTGGGATCCTTTCAATGACGTTTTTGTCCTTGTATAAGGCGATTACAATCGGCGGCGCTTTCTTCTTATTCGCCGCCGTGGCTTCCGTCGcttggattttcttttataccACTTTGCCGGAGACGCAGGGGAAGACTCTGGAGGAGATGGAGGGGCTTTTTGGTAATTTCAGACGGAACTCGGCTGCGGCTGGAAAGAAGGAAACCggcggtggtggtgatggtggGGTTCAGTTGGCGGCGGCGGCCAACGGTCGGTCTTCTTAA
- the LOC111794545 gene encoding phosphatidylinositol 4-kinase alpha 1-like — MEALFELCDLIAENPTAFYEKLSWICSRCPPPDALLAESPRVSRSQLNAILAIARFLSKCADCFELRPKAVVLEFIRSIPSSFHPSFWPQTYGNDSITLFYTEFLRYVSRAAEITPDFSAEVAVYTGEVVASAISSSAGDSSISRSFLMVLSKHFFPVLPSDANKIVDMVIERFLLTGSCARREHMQGNSDSSAFHSIEGSSPRNGGEDNVSSWKSSASSYGSGVLWKSSADQLGSMFGFNDGGGGGEVLLKQQVAIFEEESLESVEKQAIAFELLAHILDKARIDSSLWDQARSIAKKQLQSLLIFVKIRKRDWNEQGSVLKARINAKLLVYQAAAKLKLKSLGSLDNEGKVAKKLVFETFALLMDAAEACILSIWRKLRVCEELFSCLLAVLGQIAVAWKGQPLRVLLIRLKPLVLTVCAQTDPTDNSQNTMFETVSKTMCEIVESCWTKERAPVDTFIMGLTASIRGRNDYEEQVNKEREVPPLQLNGIRLLANLNVAVKKPEIVDMILPLFIESLEEGDASTPCVLRLQFLDAVSRMASLGFEKSYRETVVLMTRSYLSKLSNAASSPPEGGGGTLEATTERLETLPAGFFLIASGLANPKLRSDYRYRLLSLCSDVGLAADSRNSSGADFLGPLLPAVAEICSDFSPTGDVEPSLLKLFRNLWFYVALFGLAPPIQNSALPSKAISTTVSTAGSIGTTAIQAVSGPYMWDKQWSAAVQLISQGTPPLVVSTVKWLEDELELNALQNPVSRQGTANDKVVLAQRAALATALGGRVDISAMSTISGVKATYLLAVSFLEITRFSSNGGILNGSISVDASRSAISCVFEYLKTPNLVPAVLQCLTALVHRAYETAVSWLEHRISDIGNEAAVRNSILNAHTCFLIKSMCQREDHIREVAVTLLTQFRDRFPQVMWNSSCLDSLLFSMHNHSPTTIVNDPAWVVTVRSLYQKVVREWIIRSLSFAPCTSQGLLQEMLCKANTWQRAQHTPDVVSLLSEIRIGTGKNECWTGVQTANIPAVMAAAAAASGGNLNLTKAFNLEVLSTGIGSATVKCNYVGEIAGMRRLYNTFGGYQSTGTAPAGSGIGIGLQRLITGAFPQEPQAAEDESFNAMLLLKFVQSLQKFVNNAETGGEIDKSQFHETCSQATAFLLANLDNADSKSNIEGLSQLLRLLCWCPAYISRSNAMETGVFVWTWLVSAAPQLGCIVLAELVDAWLWTIDTKRGLFSSKEALSGPTAKLRPHLYPGDPELPPEFDPVEQIIAHRLWLGFFFDRFEVVRYQSVEQLLLFGRLLQGSIELPWKFSHHPAATGSFFTLMFLGLKFCSCQTQVNLRNFETGLRLLEDRVYRASLGWFSFEPEWHDINSSNFAQSEAQSVALFAQYLSNSLKDGSQIDVKGQVRENGNSADQSFCHPVWGPMDNYAVGREKRRQLLLMLCQHEADRLEVWANPVNTKETTSLRPKISSEKWIEYARTAYSVDPRIAFSLVSRFPANVALRSEVSHQVQSHILDIRSIPEALPYFVSPKAVDENSVLLQQLPHWAACSIVQAIEFIAPSYKGHPRVMAYVLRVLESYPPERVTFFMPQLVQALRHDDGKLVEGYLLRAAQRSDIFSHILIWHLQGETCEPETAGKDATVGKMSAFQALLPVVRQKIIDGFSPSARDIFQREFDFFDKVTSISGVLFPIPKDERRAGIRKELEKIEMDGDDLYLPTAPGKLVRGIQVDSGIPLQSAAKVPIMITFNVIDRDGDHNDIKPQACIFKVGDDCRQDVLALQVISLLRDVFEAVGISLYLFPYGVLPTGPERGIIEVVPNVRSRSQMGETTDGGLYEIFQQDYGPVGSPSFEAARENFIISSAGYAVASLLLQPKDRHNGNLLFDNLGRLIHIDFGFILETSPGGNMRFESAHFKLSHEMTQLLDPSGVMKSETWNLFLSLCVKGYLSARRYMDGILTTVALMLDSGLPCFSRGDPIGNLRKRFHPEMSEREAANFMIRVCVDAYNKWTTAGYDLIQYLQQGIEK, encoded by the exons ATGGAAGCATTGTTCGAGCTCTGCGATTTGATTGCTGAAAACCCCACTGCTTTCTACGAGAAGCTTTCATGGATTTGCAGTCGTTGCCCTCCGCCGGACGCCCTTCTCGCCGAATCTCCTCGGGTTTCTCGCTCCCAGCTCAATGCCATACTTGCCATCGCTCGATTTCTCTCCAAATGTGCCGATTGTTTCGAGCTCCGTCCCAAGGCCGTCGTTCTAGAGTTTATTCGGTCTATACCTTCGTCTTTTCATCCGTCCTTCTGGCCGCAGACTTACGGAAATGATTCCATCACTTTGTTTTACACCGAGTTTTTGAGGTATGTGTCTAGAGCAGCCGAAATAACGCCGGATTTTTCTGCTGAGGTGGCTGTGTATACTGGTGAGGTTGTTGCGTCTGCTATCAGTTCGAGTGCCGGGGATTCGAGTATTTCTAGGTCATTTTTGATGGTTTTGTCGAAACATTTCTTCCCTGTTTTACCTTCTGATGCTAATAAAATAGTCGATATGGTGATTGAACGGTTTTTGTTGACGGGCTCTTGTGCACGGAGGGAACATATGCAGGGGAACTCTGATTCTTCCGCATTTCATTCCATTGAAGGATCAAGTCCTCGAAATGGTGGCGAGGATAATGTTTCTTCGTGGAAGAGTTCAGCGTCTTCCTATGGCAGTGGGGTTCTGTGGAAGAGTAGTGCCGATCAATTGGGTTCAATGTTCGGGTTCAATGACggcggtggaggaggagaagtCTTGCTTAAGCAACAGGTTGCAATCTTCGAGGAAGAGTCTTTGGAAAGTGTAGAGAAGCAAGCAATTGCATTCGAGTTGTTAGCACACATTTTGGATAAAGCCCGTATTGATTCTTCGCTTTGGGATCAGGCGAGATCGATTGCGAAGAAGCAGCTCCAGtcccttttaatttttgtaaag ATTAGGAAGCGAGATTGGAACGAACAAGGGTCTGTTCTAAAAGCCAGAATAAACGCCAAACTCTTGGTGTATCAAGCTGCAGCTAAATTGAAACTCAAGAGTCTTGGGTCCCTTGATAATGAAGGAAAAGTGGCCAAGAAGTTGGTCTTTGAGACTTTTGCTTTATTGATGGATGCTGCTGAAGCATGCATTCTCTCGATTTGGCGAAAATTGAGAGTTTGTGAAGAGCTTTTCAGCTGTTTACTTGCAGTGCTTGGCCAAATTGCTGTGGCTTGGAAAGGTCAGCCATTGCGTGTCTTGCTTATCCGGCTTAAACCTCTCGTGTTAACAGTGTGTGCCCAG ACTGATCCCACCGACAACAGCCAGAATACAATGTTTGAGACTGTCTCCAAAACAATGTGTGAGATAGTTGAATCATGTTGGACCAAGGAGCGAGCTCCCGTTGACACATTCATCATGGGATTGACAGCAAGCATTCGTGGAAGGAATGATTATGAAGAACAG gtaaacaaagagagagaggttcCTCCTCTGCAGCTTAATGGCATACGTTTGTTAGCTAATTTGAATGTTGCAGTGAAGAAGCCTGAAATTGTGGATATGATTTTACCACTTTTTATTGAAAGCTTAGAAGAGGGTGATGCTTCAACTCCCTGTGTATTACGACTCCAA TTTCTGGATGCTGTGTCTCGCATGGCGAGTTTAGGCTTTGAAAAGTCTTATAGAGAAACAGTTGTCCTGATGACAAGAAGTTACTTGAGTAAACTTTCAAATGCTGCATCTTCTCCTCCTGAGGGCGGTGGAGGTACTCTAGAGGCAACTACTGAACGTTTAGAG ACTCTTCCCGCAGGATTTTTTCTTATTGCTAGTGGACTAGCCAATCCTAAATTGCGTTCAGATTATCGCTACCGTTTACTCTCTCTCTGTTCAGATGTAGGACTCGCTGCTGATTCCAGAAATTCCAG TGGGGCAGACTTTCTCGGCCCTTTGCTTCCTGCTGTAGCTGAAATCTGTTCAGATTTTAGTCCAACCGGCGATGTTGAGCCATCCCTTTTAAAGCTATTTCGAAACTTGTGGTTCTATGTTGCTCTTTTTGGGTTAGCACCTCCAATCCAAAATTCTGCTCTTCCCTCAAAAGCAATATCCACCACAGTGAGCACTGCGGGAAGTATTGGTACCACTGCCATTCAAGCAGTTAGCGGACCATATATGTGGGATAAGCAGTGGTCAGCTGCTGTTCAGCTTATTTCTCAAGGGACTCCTCCACTC GTTGTTAGCACGGTTAAATGGCTTGAAGATGAATTGGAACTTAATGCTCTTCAAAACCCTGTTAGTCGTCAAGGAACGGCCAATGATAAAGTTGTTCTAGCCCAAAGAGCTGCACTTGCTACTGCTTTAGGAGGCCGAGTTGATATTTCTGCAATGAGCACAATTTCAG GTGTGAAGGCCACATATCTTCTTGCAGTTTCTTTCCTCGAGATCACACGTTTTAGCAGTAATGGTGGGATCCTCAATGGTAGTATAAGTGTGGATGCTTCTAGAAGTGCCATCAGTTGTGTTTTTGAATACCTTAAAACTCCAAATCTTGTGCCAGCTGTCTTACAGTGTTTGACAGCACTGGTCCACAGGGCATATGAAACTGCAGTATCTTGGCTG GAACATCGGATCTCTGATATTGGCAATGAAGCTGCAGTTAGAAACTCGATCCTTAATGCCCATACCtgttttcttataaaaagTATGTGCCAGAGGGAGGATCATATCCGAGAAGTAGCTGTGACCTTACTAACACAGTTTAGAGATAGGTTTCCTCAG GTTATGTGGAATTCATCTTGTTTGGATTCCCTTCTCTTCTCAATGCATAACCACTCGCCAACTACCATTGTCAATGATCCTGCATGGGTAGTGACTGTTCGTTCATTATACCAGAAGGTTGTTCGGGAATGGATTATCAGATCACTTTCATTTGCTCCTTGCACTAGCCAGGGTCTCTTAcag GAAATGCTTTGTAAAGCAAACACTTGGCAGAGAGCACAACATACCCCAGATGTGGTCTCTCTTTTATCTGAGATACGAATTGGCACAGGTAAAAATGAATGCTGGACCGGCGTACAGACTGCAAATATTCCTGCAGTCATGGCTGCTGCGGCTGCTGCTTCAGGAGGCAACTTAAATTTGACGAAAGCCTTCAATTTGGAGGTGCTCAGTACAGGCATAGGAAGTGCAACAGTTAAGTGCAACTATGTGGGCGAGATTGCTGGAATGAGAAGGTTGTATAACACCTTTGGTGGGTATCAATCTACTGGTACTGCACCTGCTGGTTCCGGAATTGGTATTGGCCTTCAAAGGTTGATCACGGGAGCATTTCCACAGGAGCCACAGGCTGCTGAAGATGAGTCATTCAATGCGATGTTGCTTCTAAAGTTTGTTCAGTCACTCCAGAAATTTGTTAACAATGCGGAGACGGGTGGCGAAATTGACAAGTCACAATTTCATGAAACTTGTTCCCAGGCAACTGCCTTCCTTCTAGCAAATTTG GATAATGctgattcaaaatcaaatatagaGGGCTTGTCACAACTTTTACGCCTTCTCTGTTGGTGCCCAGCTTATATTTCGAGGTCTAATGCTATGGAAACTGGTGTATTCGTTTGGACATGGTTAGTATCTGCTGCACCTCAATTGGGATGCATAGTTCTTGCTGAATTGGTTGATGCATGGCTATGGACAATTGATACAAAACGAggtcttttttcttcaaaagaagcTTTATCCGGGCCTACTGCAAAATTAAGGCCCCATCTTTATCCAGGAGATCCAGAATTGCCACCTGAATTTGATCCTGTCGAGCAGATAATTGCTCATAGACTATGGCTTGGATTCTTCTTCGATCGCTTTGAG GTTGTCAGATACCAAAGTGTTGAGCAGCTATTGCTCTTTGGTCGTTTGTTACAGGGGAGCATCGAGCTCCCATGGAAATTCTCACATCATCCTGCAGCTACTGGTTCTTTTTTCACTTTAATGTTTTTAGGGCTCAAATTTTGCTCCTGCCAGACTCAAGtcaatttgagaaattttgaaaCGGGGCTTCGGCTTCTGGAGGACAGGGTTTATAG GGCATCTTTAGGGTGGTTTTCTTTTGAACCTGAATGGCATGATATAAACAGTTCGAACTTTGCCCAGAGTGAGGCTCAATCTGTTGCTTTGTTTGCTCAGTACCTATCAAATTCCCTTAAAGATGGTTCACAAATAGATGTGAAAGGACAAGTACGTGAGAATGGGAACTCGGCTGACCAG AGCTTTTGTCATCCAGTCTGGGGTCCGATGGATAATTATGCTGTGGGCAGAGAAAAACGGAGGCAACTACTGTTGATGCTATGCCAGCATGAAGCAGATAGGCTAGAAGTTTGGGCCAACCCAGTTAACACCAA GGAAACTACATCCTTACGGCCAAAAATAAGCTCAGAGAAGTGGATTGAATATGCTAGGACTGCCTACTCTGTTGATCCGCGAATTGCATTTTCTCTAGTTTCAAGATTTCCAGCTAATGTAGCACTACGGTCTGAAGTGTCTCATCAAGTACAG TCTCACATATTGGACATCCGTTCCATACCTGAAGCATTGCCATATTTTGTCTCCCCGAAGGCTGTTGATGAAAATTCAGTGCTTTTACAACAATTACCTCATTGGGCTGCATGTTCAATTGTGCAAGCCATCGAGTTCATTGCTCCTTCATATAAGGGGCATCCACGTGTTATGGCTTACGTGCTTAGGGTTTTGGAATCATATCCACCAGAACGAGTAACCTTCTTCATGCCACAGCTAGTTCAAGCTCTGCGGCACGATGATGGA AAATTAGTGGAAGGATACTTGCTTAGAGCAGCTCAGAGAAGTGATATATTTTCACATATTCTTATTTGGCATCTACAG GGTGAGACTTGTGAGCCAGAGACGGCGGGGAAAGATGCCACCGTGGGAAAG ATGAGTGCGTTTCAAGCATTGTTGCCAGTTGTTAGGCAGAAAATTATTGATGGTTTCTCTCCCTCAGCCCGTGATATATTTCAAAGAGAGTTTGATTTCTTCGACAAAGTTACTTCCATCTCTGGTGTTCTCTTTCCCATCCCCAAGGATGAGCGCCGTGCTGGTATTCGAAA GGAATTGGAGAAGATCGAAATGGACGGTGATGATCTCTATCTGCCTACTGCACCTGGCAAGCTTGTGAGAGGAATACAGGTAGATAGTGGAATACCCTTGCAATCCGCAGCAAAAGTTCCAATCATGATTACATTTAATGTGATTGATCGTGACGGTGACCATAATGATATAAAGCCTCAAGCTTGCATCTTCAAG GTTGGAGATGATTGTCGTCAGGACGTGCTTGCATTACAAGTAATATCCCTTCTTAGAGATGTATTTGAGGCTGTTGGGATTAGTCTCTATTTGTTTCCCTATGGTGTTCTTCCAACTGGCCCTGAGAGAGGTATAATTGAG GTCGTCCCCAATGTCCGAAGTCGAAGTCAGATGGGTGAAACAACTGATGGGGGTTTGTATGAGATATTTCAGCAAGATTATGGGCCTGTTGGCTCCCCCAGTTTTGAAGCTGCCCGTGAAAACTTCATTATCAGTAGTGCAGGTTATGCAGTAGCCAGTCTTTTACTTCAACCAAAGGATAGACACAATGGGAATCTTCTTTTTGACAA TTTGGGGAGGCTTATTCATATCGATTTCGGGTTTATACTGGAAACTTCGCCCGGAGGTAATATGCGTTTCGAGAGCGCACACTTCAAGCTGAGCCACGAAATGACACAGTTACTAGATCCTTCTGGGGTAATGAAGAGTGAGACATGGAACCTGTTTCTCAG CTTGTGCGTGAAGGGTTACTTATCTGCACGTCGTTATATGGACGGGATACTCACGACTGTGGCGTTGATGTTGGACAGTGGCCTGCCATGCTTCAGCCGTGGTGATCCAATTGGGAATCTTAGAAAGAGATTTCATCCTGAGATGAGTGAGCGGGAGGCTGCCAACTTCATGATCCGTGTTTGTGTTGATGCTTACAACAAATGGACCACGGCTGGGTACGATTTGATACAGTACCTTCAGCAAGGCATTGAGAAGTAA
- the LOC111796173 gene encoding mediator of RNA polymerase II transcription subunit 32-like: MDSLVDSLNNAYQEFVAGAASVLEANETSGAQKTAATDAALENFKQKWELFMVACDQAEEFVESVKQRIGSECLIDEATGSLSSKSGQAAAATSSGLPPISAIRLEQMSKAVRWLVIELQHGSGAAASASAHSHSPAPFDARFSEDTTQ, encoded by the coding sequence ATGGACAGCCTAGTGGACTCTTTAAATAACGCATATCAGGAGTTTGTTGCTGGAGCAGCTAGCGTCCTTGAAGCAAATGAAACCTCTGGAGCCCAGAAGACAGCAGCAACAGATGCAGCTCTTGAGAACTTTAAACAGAAATGGGAGCTATTCATGGTTGCTTGTGATCAAGCAGAGGAGTTTGTGGAGTCTGTGAAGCAAAGGATAGGATCAGAGTGCCTGATTGATGAGGCCACGGGTTCACTGTCCAGCAAGTCTGGGCAGGCCGCCGCTGCCACGTCCTCTGGCCTTCCTCCGATCAGTGCCATTCGGCTCGAACAGATGAGCAAAGCTGTGAGATGGCTTGTGATTGAGTTGCAGCATGGCTCCGGAGCTGCTGCTTCTGCTTCAGCCCACTCCCACTCTCCCGCTCCTTTCGATGCTCGATTTAGCGAGGATACAACCCAATAG